In the Taeniopygia guttata chromosome 12, bTaeGut7.mat, whole genome shotgun sequence genome, one interval contains:
- the SEC13 gene encoding protein SEC13 homolog isoform X1, which yields MVSVINTVDTSHEDMIHDAQMDYYGTRLATCSSDRSVKIFDVRNGGQILMADLRGHEGPVWQVAWAHPMYGNILASCSYDRKVIIWKEENGTWEKTYEYTGHDSSVNSVCWAPHDYGLILACGSSDGAISLLSYTGDGQWEVKKISNAHTIGCNAVSWAPAVVPGSLIEQPSGQKPNYIKRFASGGCDNLVKIWKEEEGQWKEEQKLEAHSDWVRDVAWAPSIGLPTSTIASCSQDGRVFIWTCDDASGNSWSPKLLHKFNDVVWHVSWSITANILAVSGGDNKVTLWKESVDGLWACISDVNKGQGGVSAVTEGQQNEQ from the exons ATG GTGTCGGTCATTAACACCGTGGACACGTCCCACGAGGACATGATC CACGATGCACAGATGGATTACTACGGCACGCGCCTGGCGACCTGCTCCTCTGACCGATCCGTGAAGATCTTCGATGTCCGCAACGGGGGGCAGATCCTCATGGCGGACCTGAGGGG GCACGAAGGTCCCGTGTGGCAGGTTGCCTGGGCTCATCCTATGTATGGGAATATCTTGGCTTCCTGTTCCTATGACAGGAAGGTTATCAtctggaaggaagaaaatggcaCTTGGGAAAAGACCTACGAGTACACAGGACATGATTCTTCAG TGAATTCTGTCTGCTGGGCACCACACGACTATGGACTGATCCTGGCCTGTGGAAGCTCTGACGGGGCCATTTCCTTGTTGAGCTACACGGGTGATGGGCAGTGGGAAGTCAAAAAGATCAGCAATGCACACACG ATTGGATGTAATGCAGTTAGCTGGGCTCCTGCTGTTGTACCAGGAAGCCTTATAGAACAGCCCTCTGGTCAAAAGCCGAACTACATCAAAAGATTTGCATCTGGTGGCTGTGACAACCTGGTCAAGATCTGGAA GGAAGAAGAGGGTCAGTGGAAAGAAGAGCAGAAGCTGGAGGCTCACAGTGACTGGGTACGAGATGTGGCCTGGGCTCCATCCATAGGTTTGCCAACCAGCACCATTGCTAGCTGCTCACAG GATGGCCGAGTGTTTATCTGGACATGCGATGATGCCTCTGGAAACTCCTGGTCACCAAAGCTGCTGCACAAGTTCAATGATGTTGTCTGGCACGTGAGCTGGTCCATCACTGCCAACATCCTGGCAGTGTCTGGAGGAGACAACAAA GTGACACTGTGGAAGGAGTCGGTGGACGGACTGTGGGCATGTATCAGCGATGTGAACAAGGGCCAAGGAGGGGTGTCTGCTGTGACAGAAGGGCAGCAGAATGAGCAGTGA
- the MBD4 gene encoding methyl-CpG-binding domain protein 4 isoform X3 encodes MEMAAPGAAGGPGGGGAAAEGPGPSPSPGPRAVPRGWQRVSSRRRAGRTAGRTDVYFISPEGKKLRSKRALVEYLQKTGETTLKAADFDFAAPRGSTRPGLRECGTGAARTDLEKEDCQSKVQELHAQNGAEVGIQNIQAGNGHLEDAISTVEGTDLAVVGTNPEESLKTKRKRTDGKTVQTRKCKKGSERRNQGDPKSKRQRRISNTRETECAQNKRVCRQTDARGADSQGAGTLGADPAGAGRALSAVPRARLRSAAGSHRELGCLPEQGPCSGGTPAARPEEGSSTLETGKVPGPGDLGEQRAKPEPELDAEPWDRTSSAAATISPALSPPRRKALRKWTPPRSPFNLIQETLFHDPWKLLIATIFLNKTSGKMAIPVLWEFLKKYPSPEVARAADWKEMSELLKPLGLYELRAKTIIRFSAGEYLSKAWRYPIELHGIGKYGNDSYRIFCVNEWKEVQPQDHKLNVYHTWLWENRERLSID; translated from the exons ATGGAGATggcggcgccgggagcggcgggcgg ccccggcggcggcggcgcggcggcggaagggcccggccccagccccagccccggccccagGGCCGTGCCCCGCGGCTGGCAGCGGGTGAGCAGCCGCCGGCGGGCGGGCCGGACGGCCGGCAGGACCGACGTGTACTTCATCAG CCCTGAAGGGAAGAAGCTGAGGTCAAAACGAGCACTTGTGGAGTATTTACAGAAAACTGGGGAGACAACACTGAAAGCAGCAGATTTTGATTTTGCAGCTCCTCGAGGGAGTACACGCCCAGGATTGAGGGAATGTGGCACTGGAGCTGCGAGGACTGACCTGGAAAAGGAGGACTGTCAGAGCAAAGTGCAGGAGCTCCATGCACAGAATGGTGCTGAGGTTGGAATTcagaacatccaggctgggaatGGACACCTGGAAGATGCTATATCTACTGTGGAAGGCACAGATTTAGCCGTGGTAGGCACAAACCCAGAGGAGAGTttgaaaaccaaaagaaaaaggacagaTGGGAAAACTGTCCAAACGAGGAAATGTAAGAAGGGCTCAGAAAGGAGGAACCAAGGTGACCCCAAGAGCAAGAGGCAGAGAAGAATCTCTAACACACGGGAGACCGAGTGTGCTCAGAACAAGAGGGTCTGCAGGCAGACAGACGCCCGTGGTGCTGACAGCCAGGGAGCGGGGACACTGGGTGCTGACCCTGCGGGTGCAGGGAGAGCTCtgtcagcagtgcccagggcacgGCTACGCTCGGCGGCTGGCTCGCACAGGGAGCTGGGTTGCCTGCCAGAGCAGGGGCCATGCTCCGGTGGCACACCTGCTGCGAGGCCTGAGGAGGGATCCTCTACTCTGGAGACGGGGAAGGTGCCGGGTCCAGGGGATCTGGGTGAGCAGCGTGCTAAACCTGAGCCCGAGCTGGATGCTGAGCCGTGGGACAGGACGAGCTCCGCCGCAGCCACAATATCACCAG CCCTCAGCCCACCCAGGAGGAAGGCCCTCAGAAAATGGACTCCTCCACGTTCTCCTTTCAATCTTATCCAGGAAACACTCTTCCATGATCCATGGAAGCTTCTCATTGCCACCATATTTCTCAACAAAACTTCAG GGAAAATGGCCATTCCAGTGCTCTGGGAGTTCCTGAAGAAGTATCCTTCTCCTGAGGtagccagggctgcagactgGAAAGAAATGTCAGAGCTGCTCAAACCTCTTGGCCTCTATGAACTCAGAGCCAAAACCATCATCAGGTTCTCAG CAGGTGAGTACCTGAGCAAGGCGTGGCGCTACCCGATCGAGCTGCACGGCATCGGCAAGTACGGCAACGACTCCTACAGGATCTTCTGTGTTAACGAATGGAAGGAG GTGCAGCCACAGGACCACAAGTTGAACGTGTACCACACGTGGCTGTGGGAGAACCGGGAGAGGCTGAGCATCgactga
- the MBD4 gene encoding methyl-CpG-binding domain protein 4 isoform X1 — protein MEMAAPGAAGGPGGGGAAAEGPGPSPSPGPRAVPRGWQRVSSRRRAGRTAGRTDVYFISPEGKKLRSKRALVEYLQKTGETTLKAADFDFAAPRGSTRPGLRECGTGAARTDLEKEDCQSKVQELHAQNGAEVGIQNIQAGNGHLEDAISTVEGTDLAVVGTNPEESLKTKRKRTDGKTVQTRKCKKGSERRNQGDPKSKRQRRISNTRETECAQNKRVCRQTDARGADSQGAGTLGADPAGAGRALSAVPRARLRSAAGSHRELGCLPEQGPCSGGTPAARPEEGSSTLETGKVPGPGDLGEQRAKPEPELDAEPWDRTSSAAATISPEESVPRTQVERRKTSPYFSSKYSKEALSPPRRKALRKWTPPRSPFNLIQETLFHDPWKLLIATIFLNKTSGKMAIPVLWEFLKKYPSPEVARAADWKEMSELLKPLGLYELRAKTIIRFSAGEYLSKAWRYPIELHGIGKYGNDSYRIFCVNEWKEVQPQDHKLNVYHTWLWENRERLSID, from the exons ATGGAGATggcggcgccgggagcggcgggcgg ccccggcggcggcggcgcggcggcggaagggcccggccccagccccagccccggccccagGGCCGTGCCCCGCGGCTGGCAGCGGGTGAGCAGCCGCCGGCGGGCGGGCCGGACGGCCGGCAGGACCGACGTGTACTTCATCAG CCCTGAAGGGAAGAAGCTGAGGTCAAAACGAGCACTTGTGGAGTATTTACAGAAAACTGGGGAGACAACACTGAAAGCAGCAGATTTTGATTTTGCAGCTCCTCGAGGGAGTACACGCCCAGGATTGAGGGAATGTGGCACTGGAGCTGCGAGGACTGACCTGGAAAAGGAGGACTGTCAGAGCAAAGTGCAGGAGCTCCATGCACAGAATGGTGCTGAGGTTGGAATTcagaacatccaggctgggaatGGACACCTGGAAGATGCTATATCTACTGTGGAAGGCACAGATTTAGCCGTGGTAGGCACAAACCCAGAGGAGAGTttgaaaaccaaaagaaaaaggacagaTGGGAAAACTGTCCAAACGAGGAAATGTAAGAAGGGCTCAGAAAGGAGGAACCAAGGTGACCCCAAGAGCAAGAGGCAGAGAAGAATCTCTAACACACGGGAGACCGAGTGTGCTCAGAACAAGAGGGTCTGCAGGCAGACAGACGCCCGTGGTGCTGACAGCCAGGGAGCGGGGACACTGGGTGCTGACCCTGCGGGTGCAGGGAGAGCTCtgtcagcagtgcccagggcacgGCTACGCTCGGCGGCTGGCTCGCACAGGGAGCTGGGTTGCCTGCCAGAGCAGGGGCCATGCTCCGGTGGCACACCTGCTGCGAGGCCTGAGGAGGGATCCTCTACTCTGGAGACGGGGAAGGTGCCGGGTCCAGGGGATCTGGGTGAGCAGCGTGCTAAACCTGAGCCCGAGCTGGATGCTGAGCCGTGGGACAGGACGAGCTCCGCCGCAGCCACAATATCACCAG AAGAGTCTGTCCCACGAACACAAGTGGAGAGAAGGAAAACGAGTCCGTATTTTTCCAGTAAATACAGCAAAGAAG CCCTCAGCCCACCCAGGAGGAAGGCCCTCAGAAAATGGACTCCTCCACGTTCTCCTTTCAATCTTATCCAGGAAACACTCTTCCATGATCCATGGAAGCTTCTCATTGCCACCATATTTCTCAACAAAACTTCAG GGAAAATGGCCATTCCAGTGCTCTGGGAGTTCCTGAAGAAGTATCCTTCTCCTGAGGtagccagggctgcagactgGAAAGAAATGTCAGAGCTGCTCAAACCTCTTGGCCTCTATGAACTCAGAGCCAAAACCATCATCAGGTTCTCAG CAGGTGAGTACCTGAGCAAGGCGTGGCGCTACCCGATCGAGCTGCACGGCATCGGCAAGTACGGCAACGACTCCTACAGGATCTTCTGTGTTAACGAATGGAAGGAG GTGCAGCCACAGGACCACAAGTTGAACGTGTACCACACGTGGCTGTGGGAGAACCGGGAGAGGCTGAGCATCgactga
- the LOC100222277 gene encoding cullin-associated NEDD8-dissociated protein 1, with protein sequence MASVSYHISSLLEKMTSSDKDFRFMATNDLMMELQKDSIKLDEDSEKKVVKMLLKLLEDKNGEVQNLAVKCLGPLVGKVKEYQVETIVDTLCTNMLSDKEQLRDISSIGLKTVISELPPAATGSTMTANVCKKITAQLTGAIGKQEDVSVQLEALDILSDMLSRLGGTLYSFHSSILTCLLPQLTSPRLAVRKRAIIALGHLVLTCSSNIFSELTEHLLAELKRNESTSTTRTYIQCVAGISRQAGHRIGEHLEKIIPLIVQYCNVDDDELREYCFQAFESFVRRCPKEMEPHTSSVMGLCLKYITFDPNYNYDNEEEEEEMMETENGEDEEQESDDEYSDDDDISWKVRRAAAKCLEAIVSSRHDLLQDFYRTLSPALISRFKEREENVKADIFNAYISLLKQTLPTQSWLHSSDASGKDVVPLTMLQNQVPNIIKALHKQLKEKSIKSRQCCFSLLTELASVLPGCLADHIPALIPGIVFSLADKSSSSNMRIDTLSFLHILLCNHQPEVFHPHVKALLPSVVTCIGDPFYKITSEALLVTQQLVKVIRPLDKPCTFDAKPYVKDLFPGTLKRLKAADIDQEVKERAISCMGQIIYNLGDHLSTDLQPTLKIFLERLKNEITRLTTVKALTLIASSPLKIDLRPILGEGLPILASFLRKNQRALKLSTLNALDILVKNYSDSLKPAMIEAVITELPVLITENDMHVSQVTIMFLTTLAKVYPSCISKISGSVLAEIFQLVHSPLLQGGTLNAIIDFFQALVLTKTAAVGYPELTKQLTAPVYSSGSAGASLTLHKQAYHSIAKCVAALSSACPKEAPATVSQFVQDVKSPKSSPAVQVLAFLFLAEVGRTTNLSAQRELRAVILEAFSSPSEEVKSAASYALGNVSVGNLKEYLPFMLKEIGSQPKRQYLLLHSLKEVISCSPADSLTPYVEDIWALLFKHCECTEEGTRNVVAECLGKLTLVNPAELLPRLRKQLSAGSPHARSTVVTAIKFTITDQPQPIDALLKGCIGDFLRTLQDPDLNVRRVSLALFNSAAHNKPSLIRDLLNTVLPSLYNETKVRRELIREVEMGPFKHTVDDGLDVRKAAFECMYTLLESCLDRLDIYDYLNHVEDGLKDHYDIRMLTFIMLARLSVLCPSAVLQRLERLIEPLRATCSTKVKAGSVKQEFEKQDELKRSAMRAVAALLTIPEVEKSPAMAEFSSQIRSSPEMASLFESIQKDSASLPTLESMDMS encoded by the exons ATGGCCAGCGTCTCCTACCACATCTCCAGCCTGCTGGAGAAGATGACCTCCTCCGACAAGGACTTCAG GTTTATGGCCACCAATGACCTGATGATGGAACTGCAGAAAGACTCAATAAAACTAGATGAAGACAGTGAGAAAAAAGTTgtgaaaatgcttttgaaattgCTGGAGGACAAAAATGGGGAAGTACAGAACCTTGCTGTCAAATG cctgggccCGCTGGTTGGCAAAGTGAAGGAGTACCAGGTGGAGACCATCGTGGACACGCTCTGCACGAACATGCTGTCGGACAAGGAGCAGCTGCGAGATATCTCCAGCATCGGCCTCAAAACAGTTATTTCTGAGCTGCCACCAGCTGCCACAG GTTCCACCATGACAGCAAATGTGTGCAAAAAAATCACAGCCCAGCTGACAGGAGCCATTGGCAAGCAGGAGGATGTGTCCGTGCAGTTGGAAGCTCTTGACATCCTGTCAGATATGCTGAGCAG GCTGGGAGGAACACTCTACTCATTCCATTCCTCCATCCTGACCtgcctgctgccccagctgacgagccccaggctggcagtaCGTAAACGGGCCATCATTGCCTTGGGGCACCTGGTCTTGACCTGCAGCAGCAACATCTTCTCAGAGCTTACAGAGCatctgctggcagagctgaagAGGAACGAGTCCACATCTACCACCAGGACATACATTCAGTGTGTGGCTGGCATCAGCAGGCAGGCTGGGCACCGCATAG GAGAACACCTGGAGAAGATAATTCCTCTGATTGTTCAGTACTGTAACGTGGATGATGATGAGCTGCGAGAGTACTGTTTCCAGGCCTTTGAGTCCTTTGTGAGAAG GTGCCCAAAGGAAATGGAGCCTCACACCTCAAGTGTGATGGGACTGTGTTTGAAGTACATTACCTTTGACCCAAACTACAACTATGAtaatgaggaggaagaggaagagatgaTGGAAACTGAAAATGGGGAGGATGAAGAGCAAG AAAGCGACGATGAGTACAGTGATGATGACGACATCAGCTGGAAGGTCCGCAGGGCTGCGGCCAAGTGCCTGGAGGCCATTGTCAGCAGCAGGCACGACCTCCTGCAGGACTTCTACAGAACTCTCTCCCCAGCCTTGATAAGCAGGTTCAAAGAGAGGGAGGAGAATGTCAAAGCTGACATCTTCAATGCTTACATCTCCTTGCTGAAGCAAACACTGCCTacccagagctggctgcacTCTTCGGATGCCTCTGGCAAGGATGTCGTTCCCCTGACAATGCTTCAGAACCAG GTTCCCAACATCATCAAGGCCCTGCACAAGCAGCTCAAAGAAAAGAGTATCAAATCAAGACAGTGTTGTTTCAGCCTTCTGACAGAACTGGCCAGTGTTCTTCCTGGCTGCCTGGCAGATCATATACCTGCACTTATCCCTG GTATTGTTTTCTCCTTGGCGGATAAATCCAGCTCCTCCAACATGCGGATCGACACACTGTCTTTCCTCCACATCCTTCTCTGCAACCACCAGCCAGAGGTATTTCACCCTCATGTCAAAGCCCTGCTGCCTTCTGTTGTGACCTGTATTGGAGACCCCTTCTATAAGATCACGTCAGAAGCTCTGCTGGTAACTCAGCAGCTTGTGAAAGTCATCAGGCCTTTGGACAAACCTTGCACCTTTGATGCCAAGCCCTATGTGAAGGACCTTTTCCCTGGTACTCTGAAGCGGCTGAAGGCAGCTGACATCGACCAGGAGGTGAAGGAACGTGCCATCTCCTGCATGGGACAAATAATTTACAACTTGGGAGACCATTTAAGCACTGACCTCCAGCCAACCTTGAAGATATTTCTGGAGAGGCTCAAAAATGAAATCACCAGACTGACAACAGTCAAAGCATTAACCTTAATTGCTAGTTCTCCACTTAAAATAGATTTGAGACCCATCCTAGGGGAAGGTCTCCCCATTCTAGCTTCCTTCTTGAGAAAGAATCAGCGTGCCTTGAAACTGAGCACTCTGAATGCGCTGGACATCCTGGTGAAGAATTACAGTGACAGCCTCAAGCCTGCCATGATTGAGGCTGTCATAACAGAGCTCCCCGTCTTAATTACCGAGAATGACATGCACGTGTCCCAGGTGACCATCATGTTCCTCACGACTTTGGCCAAGGTTTATCCATCCTGTATCTCCAAGATCAGTGGCTCTGTCCTTGCTGAAATCTTTCAGCTTGTCCACTCACCTCTGCTACAAGGAGGGACCCTGAATGCCATCATCGACTTCTTCCAGGCACTGGTCCTGACAAAGACGGCTGCCGTGGGTTACCCGGAGCTGACGAAGCAGCTGACAGCACCCGTTTACTCCTCGGGCTCGGCCGGGGCCTCGCTGACCTTGCACAAACAGGCGTATCACTCCATCGCCAAGTGTGTGGCAGCCCTGTCCTCAGCCTGCCCAAAGGAAGCCCCTGCAACAGTGAGCCAGTTTGTCCAGGACGTGAAAAGTCCCAAGTCCAGCCCTGCTGTTCAAGTGCTGGCTTTCCTCTTCCTGGCAGAGGTGGGCCGCACCACGAACCTCAGTGCTCAGAGGGAGCTCAGAGCCGTCATCCTGGAAGCGTTCTCTTCCCCCAGCGAAGAGGTGAAATCCGCCGCCTCCTACGCGCTGGGGAATGTCAGTGTCGGGAATCTGAAGGAGTATCTGCCCTTCATGCTGAAGGAGATCGGAAGCCAGCCCAAGCGGCAGTACCTGCTGCTGCACTCCCTGAAGGAAGTGatcagctgctccccagctgaCAGCCTCACGCCCTACGTGGAGGATATCTGGGCTCTGCTCTTCAAGCACTGTGAGTGCACAGAGGAGGGGACACGCAATGTGGTGGCGGAGTGCCTGGGGAAGCTGACTTTGGTGaacccagctgagctgctgccccgGCTGAGGAAACAGCTGTCAGCAG GCTCCCCACATGCCCGGAGCACTGTGGTTACTGCCATCAAGTTCACGATTACAGACCAGCCTCAGCCCATTGATGCTCTCCTGAAAGGCTGCATAG GTGACTTCTTACGAACTCTGCAAGATCCAGACCTGAACGTTCGCCGCGTGTCTTTAGCCCTGTTTAATTCTGCTGCTCACAATAAGCCTTCTTTAATCCGGGATTTACTGAACACAGTCCTCCCCAGCCTGTACAATGAAACCAAAGTGCGAAGGGAGCTCATCCGGGAG GTAGAGATGGGGCCATTCAAGCACACAGTGGACGATGGCCTTGATGTGAGGAAAGCTGCTTTCGAGTGCATGTACACCCTGCTGGAGAGCTGCCTGGACCGGCTGGACATCTATGACTACCTGAACCACGTGGAGGATGGGCTGAAAGATCACTATGACATTCGG aTGCTGACGTTCATCATGCTGGCGCGGCTCTCGGTGCTCTGCCCCAGCGCTGTGCTGCAGCGGCTCGAGCGGCTGATTGAGCCCCTCCGGGCAACCTGCTCCACAAAG GTGAAAGCTGGTTCGGTGAAGCAGGAGTTTGAGAAGCAGGATGAGCTGAAGCGCTCAGCCATGCGGGCAGTGGCTGCTCTCCTGACCATCCCTGAGGTGGAGAAAAGCCCAGCAATGGCCGAGTTTTCATCCCAGATCAGATCCAGTCCTGAAATGGCATCACTTTTTGAGAGCATTCAGAAAGACTCTGCTTCCCTTCCCACCTTGGAGTCAATGGACATGAGCTAA
- the SEC13 gene encoding protein SEC13 homolog isoform X2 produces MIHDAQMDYYGTRLATCSSDRSVKIFDVRNGGQILMADLRGHEGPVWQVAWAHPMYGNILASCSYDRKVIIWKEENGTWEKTYEYTGHDSSVNSVCWAPHDYGLILACGSSDGAISLLSYTGDGQWEVKKISNAHTIGCNAVSWAPAVVPGSLIEQPSGQKPNYIKRFASGGCDNLVKIWKEEEGQWKEEQKLEAHSDWVRDVAWAPSIGLPTSTIASCSQDGRVFIWTCDDASGNSWSPKLLHKFNDVVWHVSWSITANILAVSGGDNKVTLWKESVDGLWACISDVNKGQGGVSAVTEGQQNEQ; encoded by the exons ATGATC CACGATGCACAGATGGATTACTACGGCACGCGCCTGGCGACCTGCTCCTCTGACCGATCCGTGAAGATCTTCGATGTCCGCAACGGGGGGCAGATCCTCATGGCGGACCTGAGGGG GCACGAAGGTCCCGTGTGGCAGGTTGCCTGGGCTCATCCTATGTATGGGAATATCTTGGCTTCCTGTTCCTATGACAGGAAGGTTATCAtctggaaggaagaaaatggcaCTTGGGAAAAGACCTACGAGTACACAGGACATGATTCTTCAG TGAATTCTGTCTGCTGGGCACCACACGACTATGGACTGATCCTGGCCTGTGGAAGCTCTGACGGGGCCATTTCCTTGTTGAGCTACACGGGTGATGGGCAGTGGGAAGTCAAAAAGATCAGCAATGCACACACG ATTGGATGTAATGCAGTTAGCTGGGCTCCTGCTGTTGTACCAGGAAGCCTTATAGAACAGCCCTCTGGTCAAAAGCCGAACTACATCAAAAGATTTGCATCTGGTGGCTGTGACAACCTGGTCAAGATCTGGAA GGAAGAAGAGGGTCAGTGGAAAGAAGAGCAGAAGCTGGAGGCTCACAGTGACTGGGTACGAGATGTGGCCTGGGCTCCATCCATAGGTTTGCCAACCAGCACCATTGCTAGCTGCTCACAG GATGGCCGAGTGTTTATCTGGACATGCGATGATGCCTCTGGAAACTCCTGGTCACCAAAGCTGCTGCACAAGTTCAATGATGTTGTCTGGCACGTGAGCTGGTCCATCACTGCCAACATCCTGGCAGTGTCTGGAGGAGACAACAAA GTGACACTGTGGAAGGAGTCGGTGGACGGACTGTGGGCATGTATCAGCGATGTGAACAAGGGCCAAGGAGGGGTGTCTGCTGTGACAGAAGGGCAGCAGAATGAGCAGTGA
- the RPL32 gene encoding large ribosomal subunit protein eL32, with product MPALRPLVKPKIVKKRTKKFIRHQSDRYVKIKRNWRKPRGIDNRVRRRFKGQILMPNIGYGSNKKTKHMLPTGFRKFLVHNVKELEVLMMSNKSYCAEIAHNVSSKNRKVIVERAAQLAIKITNPNARLRSEENE from the exons ATGCCTGCCCTCCGGCCTCTCGTGAAGCCCAAGATCGTCAAGAAGAGAACCAAGAAGTTCATCCGGCACCAGTCTGACCGCTATGTCAAGATCAAG CGCAACTGGCGCAAACCCAGAGGCATCGACAACAGAGTGCGCCGGCGCTTCAAGGGACAGATCCTGATGCCCAACATCGGCTATGGCAGCAATAAGAAGACAAAACACATGCTGCCTACGGGCTTCAGAAAGTTCCTGGTCCACAATGTGAAAGAGCTGGAAGTGCTGATGATGAGCAACAA GTCATACTGTGCAGAGATTGCCCACAACGTGTCCTCGAAGAACAGGAAGGTGATCGTGGAGAGAGCTGCACAGCTCGCCATCAAGATCACCAACCCCAACGCCAGACTGCGGAGCGAGGAGAACGAGTag
- the MBD4 gene encoding methyl-CpG-binding domain protein 4 isoform X2, translating into MEMAAPGAAGGPGGGGAAAEGPGPSPSPGPRAVPRGWQRVSSRRRAGRTAGRTDVYFISPEGKKLRSKRALVEYLQKTGETTLKAADFDFAAPRGSTRPGLRECGTGAARTDLEKEDCQSKVQELHAQNGAEVGIQNIQAGNGHLEDAISTVEGTDLAVVGTNPEESLKTKRKRTDGKTVQTRKCKKGSERRNQGDPKSKRQRRISNTRETECAQNKRVCRQTDARGADSQGAGTLGADPAGAGRALSAVPRARLRSAAGSHRELGCLPEQGPCSGGTPAARPEEGSSTLETGKVPGPGDLGEQRAKPEPELDAEPWDRTSSAAATISPEESVPRTQVERRKTSPYFSSKYSKEALSPPRRKALRKWTPPRSPFNLIQETLFHDPWKLLIATIFLNKTSGKMAIPVLWEFLKKYPSPEVARAADWKEMSELLKPLGLYELRAKTIIRFSGEYLSKAWRYPIELHGIGKYGNDSYRIFCVNEWKEVQPQDHKLNVYHTWLWENRERLSID; encoded by the exons ATGGAGATggcggcgccgggagcggcgggcgg ccccggcggcggcggcgcggcggcggaagggcccggccccagccccagccccggccccagGGCCGTGCCCCGCGGCTGGCAGCGGGTGAGCAGCCGCCGGCGGGCGGGCCGGACGGCCGGCAGGACCGACGTGTACTTCATCAG CCCTGAAGGGAAGAAGCTGAGGTCAAAACGAGCACTTGTGGAGTATTTACAGAAAACTGGGGAGACAACACTGAAAGCAGCAGATTTTGATTTTGCAGCTCCTCGAGGGAGTACACGCCCAGGATTGAGGGAATGTGGCACTGGAGCTGCGAGGACTGACCTGGAAAAGGAGGACTGTCAGAGCAAAGTGCAGGAGCTCCATGCACAGAATGGTGCTGAGGTTGGAATTcagaacatccaggctgggaatGGACACCTGGAAGATGCTATATCTACTGTGGAAGGCACAGATTTAGCCGTGGTAGGCACAAACCCAGAGGAGAGTttgaaaaccaaaagaaaaaggacagaTGGGAAAACTGTCCAAACGAGGAAATGTAAGAAGGGCTCAGAAAGGAGGAACCAAGGTGACCCCAAGAGCAAGAGGCAGAGAAGAATCTCTAACACACGGGAGACCGAGTGTGCTCAGAACAAGAGGGTCTGCAGGCAGACAGACGCCCGTGGTGCTGACAGCCAGGGAGCGGGGACACTGGGTGCTGACCCTGCGGGTGCAGGGAGAGCTCtgtcagcagtgcccagggcacgGCTACGCTCGGCGGCTGGCTCGCACAGGGAGCTGGGTTGCCTGCCAGAGCAGGGGCCATGCTCCGGTGGCACACCTGCTGCGAGGCCTGAGGAGGGATCCTCTACTCTGGAGACGGGGAAGGTGCCGGGTCCAGGGGATCTGGGTGAGCAGCGTGCTAAACCTGAGCCCGAGCTGGATGCTGAGCCGTGGGACAGGACGAGCTCCGCCGCAGCCACAATATCACCAG AAGAGTCTGTCCCACGAACACAAGTGGAGAGAAGGAAAACGAGTCCGTATTTTTCCAGTAAATACAGCAAAGAAG CCCTCAGCCCACCCAGGAGGAAGGCCCTCAGAAAATGGACTCCTCCACGTTCTCCTTTCAATCTTATCCAGGAAACACTCTTCCATGATCCATGGAAGCTTCTCATTGCCACCATATTTCTCAACAAAACTTCAG GGAAAATGGCCATTCCAGTGCTCTGGGAGTTCCTGAAGAAGTATCCTTCTCCTGAGGtagccagggctgcagactgGAAAGAAATGTCAGAGCTGCTCAAACCTCTTGGCCTCTATGAACTCAGAGCCAAAACCATCATCAGGTTCTCAG GTGAGTACCTGAGCAAGGCGTGGCGCTACCCGATCGAGCTGCACGGCATCGGCAAGTACGGCAACGACTCCTACAGGATCTTCTGTGTTAACGAATGGAAGGAG GTGCAGCCACAGGACCACAAGTTGAACGTGTACCACACGTGGCTGTGGGAGAACCGGGAGAGGCTGAGCATCgactga